One window of Candidatus Eisenbacteria bacterium genomic DNA carries:
- a CDS encoding HAMP domain-containing sensor histidine kinase — MMRIRLHWKILVATVLPLLLLTAAALFTSNRSISEQAQRTIREDLVRSATVFEDMMATRSEELTIASQVIVQDPKFFSVLTLPVPANDPELRATAEGVAADFNAITQADLFIVFDGTGHPVASVGRVPLGDRAWKELVDEVRDGGSRSRILVDGGRHFQVTVTAVRAGNRPVGALLLGAEIGRGLAERLRSLTRSEVTFVSGANVTGSTLSSEDRARLVAALADRVTSGAPEGVVFEVQGARTTYLTVARSIQGSDPGQAQVFAMQRSLEAETAFLGPMRLALIEIGFVAVLVSLVVGYAISRGVTAPVRSLVRGAQEMERGNYDYPLEVRGGDEVGYLTLRFREMRQQQRVYVKSLEEVVRLRGEFIDVASHELRTPLSILKGYLELLSQKRLGPLTPNQEEAVTAMEGSVAALTRIAEDAYRVAQIQSERLVLSPFAHDPTSAVEEGVERARVAGRDRGVKVHVERGDEVEEIVADRARLVEAVYHLVSNGIRFTPDGGEVRVRANREGEGIAIRVSDTGVGIAREKLGKLLARSFVLRDSIHHHSSSRLEFRSSGLGLGIPIARGVAEAHGGRLTAESVPGQGTTFVLWIPRGVSEEEAAA, encoded by the coding sequence ATGATGCGCATCCGGCTCCACTGGAAGATCCTCGTCGCGACGGTTCTCCCGCTCCTCCTCCTCACCGCGGCGGCCCTCTTCACCTCGAACCGCAGCATCTCCGAACAGGCCCAGCGCACGATCCGCGAGGATCTCGTCCGCTCGGCGACGGTGTTCGAGGACATGATGGCGACGCGATCGGAGGAGCTGACGATCGCGAGCCAGGTGATCGTGCAGGATCCGAAGTTCTTCTCGGTGCTCACGCTGCCGGTCCCCGCGAACGATCCCGAGCTTCGCGCCACCGCCGAAGGCGTGGCCGCCGACTTCAACGCGATCACGCAAGCCGATCTCTTCATCGTCTTCGACGGGACCGGGCATCCGGTGGCGAGCGTGGGACGCGTGCCGCTCGGGGATCGCGCGTGGAAGGAGCTCGTGGACGAAGTCCGAGACGGCGGCTCTCGGTCCCGCATCCTGGTGGACGGAGGGAGGCACTTCCAGGTCACCGTCACCGCGGTCCGTGCGGGGAACCGACCCGTGGGCGCGCTTCTCCTGGGCGCCGAGATCGGGCGCGGGCTCGCCGAGCGCCTTCGCTCGCTCACGCGAAGCGAGGTCACCTTCGTGTCGGGGGCGAACGTGACGGGGAGCACGCTGTCCAGCGAGGACCGAGCACGCCTCGTGGCGGCGCTCGCGGACCGGGTCACATCCGGGGCCCCGGAAGGCGTGGTGTTCGAAGTCCAGGGAGCGCGGACAACGTATCTCACGGTGGCGCGAAGCATCCAGGGATCCGATCCCGGACAGGCACAGGTCTTCGCGATGCAGCGCTCCCTCGAGGCCGAAACCGCCTTCCTCGGCCCCATGCGGCTCGCGCTGATCGAGATCGGATTCGTGGCGGTCCTCGTCTCACTCGTGGTGGGTTATGCGATCTCGCGCGGAGTCACGGCTCCGGTCCGCTCCCTGGTGCGCGGCGCTCAGGAGATGGAGCGGGGGAACTACGACTATCCGCTCGAGGTTCGCGGCGGCGACGAGGTCGGATACCTGACGCTCCGGTTCCGCGAGATGCGCCAGCAGCAGCGCGTGTACGTGAAGAGTCTGGAGGAAGTGGTGCGCCTCCGGGGCGAGTTCATCGACGTCGCCTCGCACGAGCTCCGGACCCCGCTCAGCATCCTGAAGGGGTACCTCGAGCTCCTCTCGCAGAAGCGCCTCGGACCCCTGACGCCGAACCAGGAAGAGGCCGTGACCGCGATGGAGGGATCGGTCGCGGCGCTCACGCGTATCGCGGAGGACGCGTACCGCGTGGCTCAGATCCAGAGCGAGCGTCTCGTGCTGTCGCCCTTCGCGCACGATCCGACGTCGGCGGTCGAGGAAGGCGTGGAGCGAGCGCGCGTGGCGGGTCGCGATCGCGGGGTGAAGGTTCACGTGGAGCGCGGGGACGAGGTCGAGGAGATCGTCGCGGACCGGGCGCGGCTCGTGGAGGCGGTCTATCACCTCGTCTCGAACGGGATCCGGTTCACGCCGGACGGCGGAGAGGTTCGCGTTCGCGCGAACCGGGAGGGCGAGGGGATCGCGATCCGCGTGTCCGACACCGGCGTCGGGATCGCTCGCGAGAAGCTCGGGAAGCTCCTCGCGCGAAGCTTCGTCCTCCGGGACTCGATCCACCACCACTCCTCGAGCCGTCTCGAGTTCCGGTCCTCGGGGCTCGGCCTCGGGATCCCGATCGCGCGCGGCGTTGCGGAGGCTCACGGCGGGAGGCTCACGGCGGAGAGTGTCCCCGGACAAGGGACCACGTTCGTCCTCTGGATCCCGCGCGGCGTTTCGGAAGAGGAAGCCGCCGCCTAG